ACAATAAGAATCTTCAAGGAGTTCGTTCTATGAAGGTTCAAATTCAACGCAGTATCAATATTGAAAAGCCACAACAGACCGTCTTCAATATCATTGCCGATCTTAAGCAATGGAATACTTGGTCCCCGTGGATGCAAAGTGAACCTACCGCCAAAACTCAATCTTCGGGAATTTCAGGGCAAGTAGGACAAACACAATCTTGGGAAGGCGAGGTCATCGGCTCAGGTCGCATGACGATTGTTGATCTTCAGAAAAATCAGTTGATGAAAATGAATTTGGAATTCTTCACGCCGTGGAAAAGTTTTGCTGAAGCGATCTTTGACGTAAAAGAAGTTTCGCCTCAACAATGCAAAGTCACTTGGACGATGAATTCAAATCTTCCGTGGTTCATGTTCGCTTTTAAAAACATGATGGCAGCCTACATCGGCAATGATTTTGAGCGCGGCCTAAAAATGTTGAAAGAATATGCTGAAACCGGTTCTGTGGTTTCTCGCTCTATCTATCAAGGAGAAAAAGAACTCCCTGGCTTTCAAGTTATCGGCAGAAAAACGACCAGTAAGATTTCGGATTTAGGAACGACGATTCGTGCTGATTTCGAGGACTTGAATAAGCGCCTTCAAAGTGGCGAGCTTACTCCTCCTGATGGCATCGTGACTTTAAGTCACAAGCACGACATTCCTCACGGCACTTCGACTTTTACGGCGGGATATCTTTATAAATCGAATCAGCATCCAAAGATTCCTAAAGACTTTGAAGTCACACAAGTTCCAAATCACAAAGCACTTGTCGTTGATTACTATGGTCCTTATCGCAACATCGGAAATCCATGGTCCATGATCGTGAGTTATCAGCGCGGTAAGAAAAAGAAAGTCGCAAAGAGCATCCCTATGTATGAACTTTATAAAACGATGCCTGATGGGCGGCCTGAAAAAGATATTCACACGCAAATCACTTTACCTATTAAATAGTGGGTGCCCTTTTGGGCTCCCCACCCTAAAGAAATTACCGATGTGATCGAAATTTAGCGGTTTTTTACGGGGTCCAGAAGAGATCATTTTTTAAACACGCAACACGCTTAACCTCCCTAAATCACATGACAATCCCTAGGGCGACAAATCTTGGCACTACTCTTGTATTAAGAGTCTGTGTGTTAAGGGGATACGTGGTTTATGCAGAACTCAACATTGGATAGCTCATTCGTAAATCGACTGAAGCAAATTCTCGCCAGCCGCTATGGGAAGGGTTTACAGATTCGTCAATTGATGGATCTGGCAGAGCTTGGAACTTCAGAAGATGCTTTCACGCGGGGGCGTGATCTTCACATTCCGATCCGCGTGAACGGATCTATTTTGGGAACTGCTGTTGTGCCTTCTGCTGATGATCTCAATGCAGAAAAACGCCAAGGGGTGACTCAACTTGTGCGCATGGTTTTAGAGCCAGCGATGTACAAATGGTATTTGGATCAAAAAGAAGCCAACCTGGTCGAACTCAACCGTGCTCAATTGAACTTAGATAATGTTCGTTTGTTCGGTGAAGAGCCTCTTCCATCTATTGATGATATTTTGAACGACAATCTTGAGGTCCTCAACGAAAGTCCAGAGACCGAATTGATTTCTCATCTAATTCATCTTGAAGGACGCTCTGAAAACACCAACAAAAAAGTGGCTTTGCAACTTCACGAGTTGACCGGTCGTTGGGCTTTCGTCCCGTTTAACGATATTAAAGGCCAATTGCACTCAGCCCAAGACATCGCAAAAATGGGCGCAATGACCATCTTCGTAGAGAATGTTGAAAATCTAAATCCTGCGGAGCAAGAGCTTCTAATGGATTACATTGCAGAAGAACGCTCTACAGACGAACCTCTTTTGATTACAAGCTCTTTGAAGAATCTTGATGAACTAGGTAAGTCGACTTTGAATTCAAATTTAGTCGACGAACTTTCTGTGAATTGTTTTGAGGTCGATCGTGCTCCTTTAACGACGCAAGGTCTTAAAGAAGTATTGGAGTTGTTCTTTATGAAAGACTCACCCATCGACGCTTAAATGTTTAATCCTTGAAAATAACATGAGTGTCTGTGAGAATTTTTCTTATGGTCACTCATGATGAATTTTTAAATCCATTTCTTACTCGCTCATTAAACTCCAACGCTTACAAAGTTTTTTCTTTGGCCGGAGACGCTTCCAACCGTCGCTACTATCGCGTCGTTTTGGATCATCAATCTTGGGTTTTGATGCGCTGGGAACCATTCCAACCTGAAAATTATCCGTTTCTAAGCGTTCTGAATCACTTTGCTAAGAACGGTGTTCATGTGCCGCAAGTGATTGCGATGTCTCCAGAAGAGGGCTTGGTTTTACTTGAGGATCTTGGCGACCTCACTTTAGAAAGAAAATTCTGGGAAAGCCAAAATCAAGAAGCGGCCACTGAGTTCTATCAAATGGCCGTTGATGAAATCGTTAAAATTCATCATCCGGCGACTTTGGATCAATCTGACTGCACTGCTTTTAAGATTAAATTTGATACTGAAAAATTCATGTGGGAAATGAACTACGGAAAAGACAATTTGCTTTCCGGAATTTTGAAGTTTCAATTTAGCGATGCTTTAAACAAAGAAATGGCCAATATCTTTTTGGATATTTGCTCTCGCTTGGACAAAGAACCGAAACGCATTGCTCACCGTGATTATCACTCTCGCAATTTGATGATCAAACTGGATCAGATGAGCGTGATTGATTTCCAGGATGCGCGTTTGGGACCGATTCAGTACGATCTTGTCAGTCTTATGCGCGACTCTTATGTCGACATGAACGATGCAATGGCAAAAAACCTGATCAATTACTATTTGGAAAAATCTAAGCAGTATTTGCCTAAAGATTTCTCTCGCGAACACTTTGACCGTGTTTATGAACTGCAGTCTATCCAACGCTGTTTTAAAGCTTGCGGAAGTTTTGCCAGCTTTTATCATCTCCGTGAAGACCGTCGTTATTTAAAATATCTTTCAGGAACTCTTCGTCGAGTGATGAAGGCAATCAACGAATTCCCAGAGTATAAAACTTTTGCGGATGTCTTGATTGATTCAGGTGCTCTTGAAAGAAAGTACGAATCTTTATGAATGTAATGCTTCTGGCGGCAGGCGAAGGCACACGTCTTCGCCCTTACACTGAGATTCTTCCTAAGCCGGCCATTCCTTTTTTAACAGTGCCCCTTGCAGCTCATTCGTTAAGTGTCTTACGTGGTAACACGATTAATAAACTTGTCGTTAACACTTATCACCTTCCCAAAAAAATCCACGAACTTTTCCACACACTTCCTCACAAAGCACAAAGTCTGCATTTCTCTGATGAAGTGGGACAAATTTTAGGAAGTGGTGGTGGACTGGGAAATGCTCGCAAACATTTTATCGGTGGCGGCGATTTCGTCATGATGAATGCGGATGAAGTGATTCTTCCTAAAGATCCTCAAGTTTTAAAAAAGGCTTTTGAACACCACAAGCGAACGGGGGCCTTGGCGACAATCTTAGTTATGGATGATCCTCGCGTGGGAACACAGTTTGGCGGAGTTTGGGCTGATCCGCAGAATAAAGTTCTTGGTTTTGGAAAATCCTCGATTCCCGGTGCACAAAAGGGTTGGCACTTTGTGGGTGTGCAAATTCTTTCTGAAAAAGTTTTTGATTATATTCCGCTCAGTGGTGAGTCAAATATTTTATATGACGCTTTAGTAGCTGGAATTAAAAACGGAGATCTCGTTCAGGCTTTTCCTTTTGAATGCAGTTGGTTTGAAACAGGAAATCCAAGGGACTTTCTTGAGGCTTCTGAGAAATGCTCTCAGTATCTTGTAAACCCTCAAGCCTCTTTTCAGAAAGAAGCCTTGCAAGCAACGCTCAAAGACTTTGCTCCTGAATCCGTTGAAGCAAGAAAGCAGGCTTCTGCGCACCTTGTGATTTCTAAAAGTTCACAGATTGATAATTCTGCACAAGTAGAAGGTTTGCTTGTATGTGGAAAGGGAAGTGTTATCGGCGCAAATGCACGTTTAAAGAACGTGATTGTCGGCGCCGGTGTTGCGATTCCCGCAAACACCGAAGCCTCAGATAAAATGTTTTTGTAGAAGAGAGGAAAAAGGTACCTGGTACCTTTTCCTTATTTTTGTAGAGCTAGCTCTGCATCAGTGTAGAAAGACTCTTGGCTTTCTTTCACTTTATATCGACGAGTCATCATTAAGAAGATACTGTCAGCAGCGACACCGATAGGCTCACCATTGTAGTTCTTCTGCATACCCGCAAGACTTGAAGGATCACGATCAATACCAATTGGAGCAACCGCAGGGCCACCCGCTGCCACTCCTGCTCCTGATTCATCAGAAGAACCGACGCCAGCTCCAGCGCCGCCGCCACCGCCGCCTTCTTCGTAACCACTAGCTGCCGTAAGCGCGCCCAATTTCATTTTTTCTGCTTTTGCTGCAGCTCTTTTTTGAATCTCTTCATAAGTAGCTACCGCACCTGCAATAGCGCCACTTGAAAATCCTGCCGCTGCCATAGCTCCTTCAGAAGCGAAGTCTGATGGTTTATAGGATTTTCCGTCGGGAGTTGTGATCTTCCCTAACTTCGCATCAAGAATTCCGGCGTCTTGAAGTTTTTTGATATTCGAACCCATGGCTTTTACACTCGGGTCTTTATTAATAGGATTGTTCGGATCGTTGATGCCTGATCCGTAGTCGTAAGGACTGTCACCGTAACCATTCGATTGATAACCTGTTAAACCTGCAGCTCCGGCTGTTTTTCCGTGCTGACCACTTTGCAGCATCGAAAGAATTCCTAAACCCGCAAGCATTGCTGCCGTCCCGTATTGCTGAGCTGCTGCAGCTGCCGCAGACATTGCAAACATCATCGCACCTGCCATCGCTTGTTGGCCGGCGGCTCCTTTATTTGCGCTCGCAGTTTGATCGGCACCTTGTTTTACGGAAGCACCATTTTGTGAAGAACCACTTGTTTCAACACCTTTAGATGAATTCCCCGTTGTCGTTGTCGTGCCTGCAGCGAATAACACTGAAGGCTGTAAGGCCATTAGCAAAGCGACAGTGTATTTGATAATCGACTTCGTCATAACTTCGCCCCTTAATTATTCAACAAAGTGTTTTTGTTATCACGGTAGCGCTCTTTCACTTTTTCCCAGTTCGACTTGCCACCTTGTCCAGTGACTTCTTTCGTCCACGCTTGTTGACCCGCAGCTTTGTTCGGGTCTTTTGCTCCGCCAGGAAGATATGCGCGGTATTTTTCACTGCTGCTACCGCCACCATAAGCGCCCCAAGAACCGCCGCCGCCACCGCCGCCAGTTCCACCTAGGATATTTGTATCAAGACCTTTTTTACCTGCAGATTCTTCACCGCGACCGCCAGCTCCGCCACCGGAACCGCCGCCACTGCCACCAAGGCCCGCACCGCCGCCTGTTGGAGCACCAATACCACCACCATCAGCACTGCTAGGATTTCTTTCGCCCAACTGCATGCCGCCATCGCCACCACCTAGATTAGGTGTGCCCGCTGAAGCAACGACATTGGATTTATCCGTAGCACCTGTTGCCACCTGACTACCCGCTGAGTTTTCGCCAACACCTGCAAGTCCTGTCGAGCAACCCGCAGTTCTTGGATTTTTAAAACAGATACATTGTGGTGACTGAGGATTTTTACAAAGACATTCTTCCGTCTGTGCTTTGGCAGGATCCGAACACACGTCTGCCACTTGAGGAGTCGTGCTACCATTGGATTCCTCTTCACACTTTTTACCTTGATTGATCGAGTTCAAAAGTGAAGCAATACCCGCGAGACCTGAAGTTAGAAGCTGGGCATATTTTTCCGTGCACAGTTTCGCTTTACCAGCCATGCTTTCTTCTTGTCCGGGAACCAATTCTTTGGCCGCTGCTGAATCTAGAGATCCTAAAGCAGCATTGTATGCCTTAGCCGCTCCAGGGCACGCAGTATCGTTAGGGTCCGGACAAGTCGCTAGTCCTGACTTTGCCTTTTGCATTTTTTCAAGGCCCTTCCTTGCACCAACACAAGAAAGACCACAACCTGCTTTCATAGTTCCACAAGCCGCTGTATAAGCAGTCATTGCCGCCTTAGCAATATCCATTGCATTTGCAAAACCACTACATTGATCTTTTACTGCTGCCCCACCTAATGTAGACAAGATTGTATTAAGAGTCGTGATACCCGTTAAAATGTTAGGACTTAAATGTTCCAAACATGCATTAGCTGCCCCAGCGTGTCTCGAAACACAGCTTTCTTTCGTCGGTTTGTATTCAGCGTACTCTTTGGTAATTACTTCAAATGTCGGCGTTACCATA
This region of Bdellovibrio sp. BCCA genomic DNA includes:
- a CDS encoding SRPBCC family protein — encoded protein: MKVQIQRSINIEKPQQTVFNIIADLKQWNTWSPWMQSEPTAKTQSSGISGQVGQTQSWEGEVIGSGRMTIVDLQKNQLMKMNLEFFTPWKSFAEAIFDVKEVSPQQCKVTWTMNSNLPWFMFAFKNMMAAYIGNDFERGLKMLKEYAETGSVVSRSIYQGEKELPGFQVIGRKTTSKISDLGTTIRADFEDLNKRLQSGELTPPDGIVTLSHKHDIPHGTSTFTAGYLYKSNQHPKIPKDFEVTQVPNHKALVVDYYGPYRNIGNPWSMIVSYQRGKKKKVAKSIPMYELYKTMPDGRPEKDIHTQITLPIK
- a CDS encoding aminoglycoside phosphotransferase family protein codes for the protein MRIFLMVTHDEFLNPFLTRSLNSNAYKVFSLAGDASNRRYYRVVLDHQSWVLMRWEPFQPENYPFLSVLNHFAKNGVHVPQVIAMSPEEGLVLLEDLGDLTLERKFWESQNQEAATEFYQMAVDEIVKIHHPATLDQSDCTAFKIKFDTEKFMWEMNYGKDNLLSGILKFQFSDALNKEMANIFLDICSRLDKEPKRIAHRDYHSRNLMIKLDQMSVIDFQDARLGPIQYDLVSLMRDSYVDMNDAMAKNLINYYLEKSKQYLPKDFSREHFDRVYELQSIQRCFKACGSFASFYHLREDRRYLKYLSGTLRRVMKAINEFPEYKTFADVLIDSGALERKYESL
- a CDS encoding sugar phosphate nucleotidyltransferase; the protein is MNVMLLAAGEGTRLRPYTEILPKPAIPFLTVPLAAHSLSVLRGNTINKLVVNTYHLPKKIHELFHTLPHKAQSLHFSDEVGQILGSGGGLGNARKHFIGGGDFVMMNADEVILPKDPQVLKKAFEHHKRTGALATILVMDDPRVGTQFGGVWADPQNKVLGFGKSSIPGAQKGWHFVGVQILSEKVFDYIPLSGESNILYDALVAGIKNGDLVQAFPFECSWFETGNPRDFLEASEKCSQYLVNPQASFQKEALQATLKDFAPESVEARKQASAHLVISKSSQIDNSAQVEGLLVCGKGSVIGANARLKNVIVGAGVAIPANTEASDKMFL